In Candidatus Hydrogenedentota bacterium, the DNA window AACGTCCGCCCATGCCTGGATAGCAGCGCGAATCTCCTCGCAGGCTTGCGCAATATGGTCCGTGGCCGCCTGTATATCGCCTGCCTTCTCGGCGGCCGCCGTCTCTCCGAAGTGCTGCGCGGCATCGAGATACTTGGTCGCGAAGGTCAGCCGCCCCACGTGATAGTCCGCAAAACGCCGTCCGTTGGCGGCGCATGCGTCACGCGCGGCCGTCATCAGCGACAATGCCTCCGCGTATTGTTCCCGGTCGGCTTTGATCGCGTCGGAGAGGCCGCCAGCATCGTAATGTTTCGTCATCATGCCGGAAACGGGGAACCCAAAGCCCAAACCGTGTTCGTCGAGGCCCTTCGTGATTTCTTCGATGATTTGGAATGCCTGCACTGCGGGGGTAACGCTGTCCGGACCGCACGCGCCGGCGACAAGCTCGCGGCAGGCGGATTCCGGGTCCGGCGTGAGGGGCGCGTTGGCGCCCAGGTCGGTCCAACTCGCGCGCGCCAGGTAATACACGGTCGGGTCGAGGTCGCCGACGGTCCAATACCGCGTATAGAACCCGCTCCAGCCGTGAGCCCGCAGTTCCTGCATGACACGGTGGAGCGACCCCGTGGCCAGTTGCGGCAGCACGCCGACGTTGTCGTCGGCAAGGGTGAAAATCAGGTTCGCGGGCAGGTCTCGAGGCGGTTCCTGGCGGATGAGTTCCACCTGGCGCAACTGGCGGCTTGCCGTGTAGTCAACGAAACTGAGCACCTCCCCGCCCTCGGGCGCCATGCGCGCCAGCAGGGGAAACAACTCCTCCACGACGCCGTTGTAGACCATTCTCGCGGGACTCCGGCCCCCGGGGCGCGCCAGAAGGCCGCGTTCCCGCATAAGCGAGTCGAAGAATGCCAAGGAGGCCAGATCGCCTTTCAGCATGGTCTCGACACGTTCGCCACCCCCAGGGAAGGAGGAACGGCCCCGCGCCTTCGCGCAGAGTTCCTCGAATGTCCCCAGTCCCTCTGAGCCATAGCGCTGCGTGAGCGCTGCATAGGCTTCGGCGGCCCGGCCGGTCCATCCGCGATGTTCGGGCATGCCGATGTGGAGGTACTCCGCTTCGGGGTAGGTCTCGACATAGGCGCGGACGATGGTGGCGGCCATCTCGCGCAAAAGGGGATCGTCCATGGACTGGTCCGCGCCGGGGCCTGCGGTAAGGTCGCCGAGCTGGGTGACCGGCGCACTGCCCGGCATCACGGCCATGAATTCTTTGGGCCATTCGAACGGATATATCGCGATGCCCGTTTCCATGCCCAGGGCCTGCGCCTGTTCGAGGATGCCGTGCGCCAGGTTCTCAGCCCGATTCACCAGGTCCTGGGGCGATGCGGCACCCACGAAGTCGGGATTGGTGAACTCCGTCATGCCTTCGAGTTTCTCGCGGCCGACGGTATCCTCGTCGATGGGGTACCGTGCGCCGAAATACAGCGTGGCCGGGGGCTTCTCCATGCCTTGGAACGAGTACCGCACGAACGGCTGGCTGGGCCAGAAGGACAGAAACACGCGGTTGTATTTCATCTTGGCAATCTGATGAAGAAACCGGCGGTTTTCCTCCAGGCTCCACGATACCGGGCCCGTGGCCAGGTCGTTGACAAGCCGCCAGCACCGGGTCCGCATGTTGGGCCTGAGGCGGATGTCGGCGCCGGGCAATGTCAGCGCGCCGGGGTTTTCCGGCAGCACGTCGCCGTGCACCAGGTACCGCACTCCCCATCGCTCAGCCAGTTCGTAAACGCCCCACAGCACCGCCACCGGGCTGCCGCCCGTGATGACGGCCTTACCGCCGCCGGCCTGCGGAACGGGGTGAATCCAGATCTCTTGTGGCTCAAGCGCCCCCTCGGGCGCCCACACTTCGCGTACCGCCGGACGCTCGGGAAGGCCTACGGCAAAGACCGTTGATGCGCCGCCTGCTTCCTCGGCGGGCGATGCCGTGACAGCAAAGATCTCCCCCAGGTAACGGCACAATTCCGCGCCGGCGAAGCGTTCGAGGTCCGTCGCGTCCGGCGCGACAACCACGGCGGCCTCGGCCGCGTGAGCGGAAGGCGAAACCGATGCGGCAAACAGGAAGGCGAGCGCGGCTGTGAACAGAGATTTCTGCATTGTCCCCGATCTCCTTTACGCTGGGATTCCCGTGGCCATGGCGGCGGCTCTTGCCGGAAGCCGGCAGCGCGTGTCCATTGTGCCATAGCACAAGCGGCCCCGCCATAGGGGAGTGGCGCGATCAGGAGACCACGACGCAGCAAAGA includes these proteins:
- a CDS encoding exo-alpha-sialidase, whose amino-acid sequence is MQKSLFTAALAFLFAASVSPSAHAAEAAVVVAPDATDLERFAGAELCRYLGEIFAVTASPAEEAGGASTVFAVGLPERPAVREVWAPEGALEPQEIWIHPVPQAGGGKAVITGGSPVAVLWGVYELAERWGVRYLVHGDVLPENPGALTLPGADIRLRPNMRTRCWRLVNDLATGPVSWSLEENRRFLHQIAKMKYNRVFLSFWPSQPFVRYSFQGMEKPPATLYFGARYPIDEDTVGREKLEGMTEFTNPDFVGAASPQDLVNRAENLAHGILEQAQALGMETGIAIYPFEWPKEFMAVMPGSAPVTQLGDLTAGPGADQSMDDPLLREMAATIVRAYVETYPEAEYLHIGMPEHRGWTGRAAEAYAALTQRYGSEGLGTFEELCAKARGRSSFPGGGERVETMLKGDLASLAFFDSLMRERGLLARPGGRSPARMVYNGVVEELFPLLARMAPEGGEVLSFVDYTASRQLRQVELIRQEPPRDLPANLIFTLADDNVGVLPQLATGSLHRVMQELRAHGWSGFYTRYWTVGDLDPTVYYLARASWTDLGANAPLTPDPESACRELVAGACGPDSVTPAVQAFQIIEEITKGLDEHGLGFGFPVSGMMTKHYDAGGLSDAIKADREQYAEALSLMTAARDACAANGRRFADYHVGRLTFATKYLDAAQHFGETAAAEKAGDIQAATDHIAQACEEIRAAIQAWADVARDHGDLGAVALLNEYAYRPIRDKRAQLEEMAKRPAAGFAPPDYSKYPAGLAGYTGMNLQEIACWSRQPAVRARIGERGLYKTGLTRLANGDVLACPCYQADDGKWRITVFRSSDAGETWQRIETAGSELLGKEPAILALTDGVVLQISSHPHGFRVSRSGDGGVTWKTFPIGETTEEATFGPGYSMIRDVLTSPDGTLTLLMSRGVYYDPAAPPSQAWLYTSQDGGATWAEALAVKAWDSPSPMFDEASLVRLPNGNLLACSRLSGDHPRSGASPPRGTPTPGGDESGDHMVLWESADNGLTWEGPRDFLAYSEVHGHLLVLKDGRILCSYASYHLPFGVYAILSEDNGKTWDFGHPIMLALSMNCYTGWPASVQLPDGQILTAYAVTGYLEGEGASLMRPGKGDTVAESVRWALPPATTR